The Setaria italica strain Yugu1 chromosome IX, Setaria_italica_v2.0, whole genome shotgun sequence genome has a window encoding:
- the LOC101777165 gene encoding pre-mRNA-splicing factor cwc25, giving the protein MEARAEGEKTMTTREPHEASRREREGRDSHGRRPHSSSRSRRDDPSPRRRRDDRRHESDRAHYRSRDEESAKVSDRDQKRNRDAEQRDDPPNAESKSVSDAKNDPSTRRERSPRGTKRFSESREAWRPRPFFQHNERGSAGQGGRRYDRQASGYGRQRDQKEHDRDKQKDAGHSLQGKVEQDDGDSTWRHDGFFQLEEEAPLAKKRPPFQEMKMQDSAATVTDLDSGSRKPDQPGPTSAIREERRNYHPRGFGNHRPFIRPDDRGFRRGFPDHRSEGQRNGYDSRGRFPGRGGMDRDRFINPYGGRGNIYHQTSGDQEEKWKHDLYDQSNRSPPPKTEEEQIAKVEALLAL; this is encoded by the exons ATGGAGGCTAGAGCGGAAGGGGagaagacgatgacgacgagGGAGCCGCACGAGGCGTCCCGCCGCGAGCGCGAGGGGCGCGACTCGCACGGGAGGCGCCCCCACTCCTCGTCCAGGTCGCGGAGGGACGACCCCAG CccgaggagaagaagagatgACAGGAGGCATGAATCGGATAGGGCGCACTATAGAAGTCGAGATGAAGAATCTGCGAAGGTGTCGGACCGTGATCAGAAGCGGAACAGAGATGCTGAGCAGCGCGATGATCCTCCGAATGCTGAGTCGAAGTCAGTGAGTGATGCCAAGAATGACCCGTCCACCAGGCGTGAGAGATCTCCTAGGGGAACCAAACGGTTTTCAGAGTCGAGAGAGGCTTGGCGGCCTCGGCCTTTCTTTCAG CACAATGAGCGTGGAAGTGCTGGGCAAGGTGGTCGGCGCTATGACCGTCAGGCTAGTG GCTACGGAAGACAGAGGGATCAAAAGGAACATGATAGAGATAAACAAAAGGATGCGGGGCACAGTTTGCAGGGAAAGGTTGAGCAGGATGATGGTGATTCTACATGGAGGCATGATGGATTTTTCCAGTTGGAGGAAGAAGCACCCCTGGCCAAGAAGAGGCCACCTTTTCAGGAGATGAAGATGCAAGACTCTGCTGCCACTGTTACAGATCTGGACTCTGGATCAAGGAAACCTGATCAGCCTGGGCCCACTTCTGCAAtaagagaagaaaggagaaattATCACCCAAGGGGATTTGGAAATCATAGACCATTTATAAGGCCAGATGATCGAGGTTTCAGACGTGGGTTTCCTGACCACAGGAGTGAAGGCCAGAGAAATGGGTATGATTCAAGGGGAAGATTTCCTGGTAGGGGAGGAATGGACAGAGACAGGTTTATCAACCCATATGGTGGGAGAGGCAACATATATCATCAGACTTCTGGTGATCAAGAAGAAAAATGGAAGCATGACCTCTATGATCAGTCAAACAGGAGCCCACCTCCAAAGACCGAGGAAGAGCAGATTGCTAAAGTTGAAGCGTTGTTGGCGCTGTAG
- the LOC101777575 gene encoding uncharacterized protein LOC101777575, translating to MASSSTATPSRRSVFDAAYIRSEFSAAGISAHFIPLIWKYVLQNPWCGDLCGVPSLPATAYALLQQKFRPTTSTLTTAADSKDRTTTKLLIRLQNGESVEAVIMRYDTTLGKYDGKPRSGGVRSTLCVSSQVGCKMGCRFCATGTMGFKSNLSSGEIVEQLVHASRYSQIRNVVFMGMGEPMNNYNALVEAIGVFTGSPFQLSPKRITVSTVGIVHAINKFHNDLPHVNLAVSLHAPDQDIRCQIMPAARAFPLEKLMNALQSYQNKSNQTIFIEYIMLDGVNDQEEHAHQLGKLLETFKAVVNLIPFNPIGSSSNFKTSSDQNVKKFQKVIRGIYNIRTTVRQQMGQDIAGACGQLVVSLPDERSTGGATLLSDIEDFRI from the exons ATGGCATCGTCATCGACGGCGACGCCGTCGCGCCGCTCCGTCTTCGACGCCGCCTACATCCGCTCGGAGTTCTCCGCGGCCGGCATCTCCGCGCACTTCATCCCTCTAATCTGGAA GTATGTGCTTCAGAACCCTTGGTGCGGCGACCTGTGCGGCGTCCCGTCGCTGCCGGCGACCGCGTACGCGCTCCTCCAACAGAAGTTCCGGCCGACCACGTCGACGCTAACCACTGCCGCGGACTCCAAGGACCGCACCACGACCAAGCTCCTCATCCGCCTACAG AATGGGGAGTCTGTAGAAGCAGTAATCATGCGATATGACACAACACTGGGGAAATATGATGGAAAGCCTCGCTCTGGAGGAGTGCGGTCAACTCTTTGTGTGTCATCACAG GTTGGATGCAAGATGGGCTGCAGATTCTGTGCTACTGGAACAATGGGCTTCAAAAGCAATCTGTCTTCTGGAGAAATTGTAGAGCAGTTGGTCCATGCATCGCGCTATTCTCAGATTCGAAATGTTGTTTTCATG GGAATGGGGGAGCCAATGAACAACTATAATGCTTTGGTTGAGGCAATTGGAGTGTTTACGGGATCTCCTTTTCAGCTTTCGCCTAAGAGAATCACTGTATCTACT GTTGGAATCGTTCATGCAATCAATAAATTCCATAATGATCTTCCACATGTGAATTTAGCTGTGTCATTGCATGCTCCTGACCAAGACATACGTTGTCAGATAATGCCTGCTGCACGTGCCTTTCCTTTAGAAAAGCTAATGAATGCGCTACAGTCCTATCAAAATAAGAG CAACCAGACCATCTTTATTGAGTACATAATGCTTGACGGAGTTAACGATCAGGAGGAGCATGCGCATCAGCTTGGTAAACTGCTTGAAACGTTTAAAGCG GTTGTAAATCTGATACCATTCAATCCAATTGGGTCATCAAGCAATTTCAAGACAAGCAGTGACCAGAATGTGAAGAAGTTCCAAAAGGTCATAAGAGGCATCTACAACATCAGAACCACTGTTCGCCAGCAGATGGGTCAAGACATAGCTGGTGCTTGTGGACAGTTGGTGGTTAGCCTCCCAGATGAAAGATCAACTGGTGGTGCAACCCTTCTGTCAGACATTGAAGACTTTCGGATCTGA
- the LOC101777998 gene encoding mitochondrial outer membrane protein porin 5: MAMKGPGLFSDIGKKAKDLLTKDYTYDQKLTVSTVSSSGVGLTSTAVKKGGLYTLDVSSVYKYKNTVVDVKVDTESNISTTLTVLDALPSTKLVTSVKLPDYNSGKVELHYFHENASLATVVGTKPSPVVELSGTVGAQGVAFGAEAGYDTASGKFTKYTAAIGVTKPDYHAAFILADKGDTIKVSGVYHLDEKQKASAVAELTRRLSTNVNTLTVGGLYKIDPQTAVKARLNNTGTLAALLQHELKPKSLLTISGEFDTKALDRAPKFGLALALKP; the protein is encoded by the exons atggccatgAAGGGACCCGGCCTCTTCTCCGACATCGGCAAGAAGGCCAAGg ATCTGCTCACGAAGGACTACACCTACGATCAGAAGCTGACCGTCTCCACCGTCAGCTCCTCCGGAGTG ggcCTCACTTCCACAGCTGTGAAGAAAGGAGGGCTTTATACTCTTGATGTCAGTTCAGTTTACAAGTACAAGAATACTGTTGTTGATGTTAAAGTGGACACGGAATCAAAC ATCTCTACTACCTTGACTGTGTTGGATGCCCTGCCATCCACAAAGCTTGTGACGTCTGTGAAGCTGCCTGACTACAATTCTGGAAAG GTGGAACTGCATTACTTCCATGAGAATGCAAGTCTTGCTACTGTTGTTGGCACGAAGCCCTCTCCTGTGGTTGAACTTTCTGGGACAGTAGGTGCTCAAGGAGTTGCTTTTGGTGCGGAAGCTGGATACGACACAGCTTCAGGAAAATTTACCAAGTACACTGCTGCAATTGGTGTAACCAAGCCAGACTACCATGCTGCATTCATTCT GGCCGACAAAGGTGACACCATCAAAGTGTCAGGTGTTTACCACCTTGATGAGAAGCAGAAGGCCTCAGCTGTGGCTGAACTAACCCGGAGGCTCTCAACAAATGTGAACACACTCACTGTTGGTGGCCTCTACAAGATCGATCCTCAGACAGCTGTGAAGGCAAGGCTCAACAACACTGGAACGCTCGCCGCGCTTCTCCAGCACGAGCTTAAACCCAAGTCACTCTTGACAATCTCCGGTGAATTCGACACCAAGGCCTTGGACAGGGCCCCCAAGTTTGGCCTGGCACTTGCGCTGAAGCCCTGA
- the LOC101778392 gene encoding adenylyl-sulfate kinase 3 isoform X1 yields MASLSVPPTLPRASPAVVGAARWRRAAVRVRGRTAAAALGGGCGGGGGMEQRHGDGPHSPVKEKPVMSNIGKSTNILWHNCPIGQSDRQKLLGQKGCVVWITGLSGSGKSTLACALSRELHCRGHLTYVLDGDNLRHGLNRDLSFKAEDRAENIRRVGEVAKLFADAGIICIASLISPYRRDRDACRALLPDSKFIEVFMDLPLKICEARDPKGLYKLARTGKIKGFTGIDDPYEPPVNGEIVIQMKDGECPSPKAMAKQVMCYLEENGCLQA; encoded by the exons ATGGCCTCGCTCTCCGTTCCTCCCACGCTCCCGCGGGCCTCGCCAGCGGTGGTGGgcgcggcgaggtggaggagggccGCGGTGCGGGTGCGCGGTCGCACTGCCGCCGCGGCATTGGGCGGtgggtgcggcggcggaggaggaatggAGCAGCGCCACGGGGACGGCCCGCACAGCCCAG TGAAGGAGAAGCCTGTAATGTCAAACATTGGGAAATCAACTAATATTTTATGGCATAATTGCCCGATCGGACAATCTGATAGACAGAAGTTGCTGGGACAAAAAGGCTGTGTTGTATGGATCACAGGACTCAGTGGTTCAG GGAAAAgtactcttgcatgtgcattgAGTCGGGAGTTACATTGCAGAGGCCACCTCACGTATGTCCTTGATGGCGACAACCTCAGACATGGCCTAAATCGAGATTTAAGCTTCAAGGCAGAAGACCGTGCAGAAAATATACGAAGAGTTG GAGAAGTGGCAAAGCTTTTTGCGGATGCTGGTATCATTTGCATTGCTAGCTTGATATCTCCATACAGGAGAGACCGTGATGCATGCCGTGCTCTACTTCCGGATTCTAAATTTATTGAA GTATTTATGGATTTGCCCCTAAAAATTTGTGAAGCTCGTGATCCTAAAGGTCTGTACAAGCTTGCACGCACAGGAAAGATTAAAG GTTTCACTGGAATTGATGATCCATATGAACCACCAGTGAACGGTGAG ATAGTAATTCAGATGAAAGATGGGGAATGCCCTTCACCCAAAGCAATGGCCAAGCAAGTTATGTGCTATCTTGAAGAGAATGGATGTTTGCAAGCTTAG
- the LOC101778392 gene encoding adenylyl-sulfate kinase 3 isoform X2 — translation MASLSVPPTLPRASPAVVGAARWRRAAVRVRGRTAAAALGGGCGGGGGMEQRHGDGPHSPGKSTLACALSRELHCRGHLTYVLDGDNLRHGLNRDLSFKAEDRAENIRRVGEVAKLFADAGIICIASLISPYRRDRDACRALLPDSKFIEVFMDLPLKICEARDPKGLYKLARTGKIKGFTGIDDPYEPPVNGEIVIQMKDGECPSPKAMAKQVMCYLEENGCLQA, via the exons ATGGCCTCGCTCTCCGTTCCTCCCACGCTCCCGCGGGCCTCGCCAGCGGTGGTGGgcgcggcgaggtggaggagggccGCGGTGCGGGTGCGCGGTCGCACTGCCGCCGCGGCATTGGGCGGtgggtgcggcggcggaggaggaatggAGCAGCGCCACGGGGACGGCCCGCACAGCCCAG GGAAAAgtactcttgcatgtgcattgAGTCGGGAGTTACATTGCAGAGGCCACCTCACGTATGTCCTTGATGGCGACAACCTCAGACATGGCCTAAATCGAGATTTAAGCTTCAAGGCAGAAGACCGTGCAGAAAATATACGAAGAGTTG GAGAAGTGGCAAAGCTTTTTGCGGATGCTGGTATCATTTGCATTGCTAGCTTGATATCTCCATACAGGAGAGACCGTGATGCATGCCGTGCTCTACTTCCGGATTCTAAATTTATTGAA GTATTTATGGATTTGCCCCTAAAAATTTGTGAAGCTCGTGATCCTAAAGGTCTGTACAAGCTTGCACGCACAGGAAAGATTAAAG GTTTCACTGGAATTGATGATCCATATGAACCACCAGTGAACGGTGAG ATAGTAATTCAGATGAAAGATGGGGAATGCCCTTCACCCAAAGCAATGGCCAAGCAAGTTATGTGCTATCTTGAAGAGAATGGATGTTTGCAAGCTTAG
- the LOC101779072 gene encoding uncharacterized protein LOC101779072, translating into MGRALFLSLLWVAMLSASRVVQALPYDYSSTSECLPEPLEPHYGGGIIRNSDFSAGLQGWTAFGYGVVEEGASASGNRYAVARNRTRPYQSVSQKVYLQNDTHYTLSAWLQVSNGSADIRAVVKTNGDFIHAGGVEARSGCWSILKGGLTAAAAGPAELYFESNATVEVWVDNVSLQPFSQEEWAAHHHTAIKSARKKTVRLRARDSAGKPVPGAQVRIEHVRSGFPLGSAMSAEILQSPAYQQWFTSRFTVTTFENEMKWYSTERVQGREDYSVPDAMLRFAKSHGIAVRGHNIFWDQPSQQPGWVQSLSYPQLRQATAKRIKSVMSRYAGQVIAWDVVNENLHFSFFEGKFGWDASAAFYRKAHQMDGNALMSMNEFNTLEQPGDPNAVPGKYLGKLFQIKKFPGNTNDGRMAIGLEGHFSTPNIPYIRAALDTMSKAGVPIWLTEIDVAPGPNQAANLEKILREVYSHPAVHGIILWTAWHQQGCYVMCLTDNNFRNLPTGDVVDKLIREWQTRSHAGVADADGYYEAELFHGDYEVTVSHPAANSTVVQSLSVDRKTDPNHVYPIHV; encoded by the exons atGGGGAGGGCCTTGTTCTTGTCGCTGCTGTGGGTCGCCATGTTGAGTG CTTCTCGCGTGGTGCAAGCTCTTCCCTACGACTACTCGTCGACCTCTGAG TGCTTGCCGGAGCCGCTGGAGCCTCACTACGGCGGCGGCATCATCCGGAACTCCGACTTCAGCGCCGGCCTCCAGGGGTGGACGGCGTTCGGGTACGGCGTCGTCGAGGAAGGCGCGTCGGCGAGCGGCAACAGGTACGCGGTGGCGCGGAACCGGACGCGGCCGTACCAGAGCGTCAGCCAGAAGGTGTACCTGCAGAACGACACGCACTACACACTGTCCG CTTGGTTGCAGGTCAGTAATGGCAGCGCCGATATCAGAGCAGTCGTGAAGACCAACGGCGACTTCatccacgccggcggcgtcgaggcgCGGTCCGGATGCTGGTCCATTCTCAAAGGCGGCctcactgccgccgccgccgggccggccGAACTCTACTTCGAG AGCAACGCGACGGTGGAGGTGTGGGTGGACAACGTCTCGCTGCAGCCCTTCTCCCAGGAAGAGTGGGCGGCGCACCACCATACCGCCATCAAGTCGGCGCGCAAGAAGACGGTGCGGCTCCGCGCCCGCGACTCCGCCGGCAAGCCTGTTCCCGGCGCGCAGGTACGCATCGAGCACGTCCGGAGCGGCTTCCCTCTGGGCTCAGCCATGAGCGCCGAGATCCTGCAGAGCCCGGCGTACCAGCAGTGGTTCACGTCGCGGTTCACGGTGACCACCTTCGAGAACGAGATGAAGTGGTACAGCACGGAGCGCGTCCAGGGCCGCGAGGACTACTCCGTCCCCGACGCGATGCTCCGGTTCGCCAAGAGCCACGGCATCGCCGTGCGCGGGCACAACATCTTCTGGGACCAGCCGAGCCAGCAGCCCGGGTGGGTGCAGTCCCTCTCGTACCCGCAGCTCCGGCAGGCGACGGCGAAGCGCATCAAGTCGGTGATGTCCCGGTACGCCGGTCAGGTGATCGCGTGGGACGTGGTGAACGAGAACCTCCACTTCAGCTTCTTCGAGGGCAAGTTCGGGTGGGACGCGTCGGCGGCCTTCTACCGCAAGGCGCACCAGATGGACGGGAACGCGCTCATGTCCATGAACGAGTTCAACACGCTGGAGCAGCCGGGCGACCCGAACGCGGTGCCCGGCAAGTACCTCGGCAAGCTGTTCCAGATCAAGAAGTTCCCCGGGAACACCAACGACGGCAGGATGGCCATCGGGCTCGAGGGCCACTTCAGCACCCCCAACATCCCCTACATCCGGGCCGCGCTCGACACCATGTCCAAGGCCGGCGTCCCCATCTGGCTCACCGAGATCGACGTCGCGCCGGGACCCAACCAGGCGGCCAACCTCGAGAAGATACTCAGGGAGGTGTACTCCCACCCGGCGGTGCACGGGATCATCCTCTGGACGGCGTGGCACCAGCAGGGGTGCTACGTGATGTGCCTCACCGACAACAACTTCAGGAACCTCCCCACGGGGGACGTCGTCGACAAGCTGATCAGGGAGTGGCAGACGCGCTCGCACGCCggcgtcgcggacgccgacgggTACTACGAGGCGGAGCTGTTCCACGGCGACTACGAGGTCACCGTCAGCCACCCGGCGGCGAACTCCACCGTGGTGCAGAGCCTCAGCGTCGACAGGAAGACCGACCCCAACCACGTATACCCCATACACGTCTAG
- the LOC101757850 gene encoding uncharacterized protein LOC101757850 — MKISTGKLILILLIVLFEGFLVTSKSSVKVPYDYSANIECIKEPEKPLYGGGIISDASYPSSAGGKKLPCPTKGSVLKVDLKKDHHYALSAWLKLSKGTGDITAVIVTPDGKFVTAGAIAAQSGCWTLLKGGATSYSEGKGDLFFESNSTAEIMAESIALQGFSFDEWNAHREEVIAKDRKNKVKIMVESEGKPLPDAELSLEWVAKGFPLGNAMTKEILDIPEYEEWFTRRFKWATMENEMKWYSTEYHEGHEEYEVADRMLALAEKHNISVRGHNVFWDDQSHQMDWVSKLGEGKLKAAVAKRLKSVVSRYAGKVIHWDVVNENLHFRFFEDKLGKDASGEIFNEVAKLDGKPILFMNEYNTIEQPGDMAPLPTKYLAKLRQIQAYPGNKGLKYGIGLESHFDKPNIPYMRGSLDTLAAADVPVWLTEVDVTKGPKQVEYLEEVMREGFGHPGVRGIVMWGAWHAKGCYVMCLTDNKFKNLPVGDVVDKLLDEWRKVPEKPRTDDKGVFEAELFHGEYKVTVKHKSLPEPIVQTVDLDSKSTAKITC, encoded by the exons ATGAAGATTTCAACAGGAAAGTTGATCTTGATCTTGTTAATCGTGCTGTTTGAAG GATTCTTGGTCACGTCA aaatcatcagtaaaagtccCCTACGACTACTCAGCAAACATTGAG TGCATCAAGGAGCCGGAGAAACCTCTGTATGGCGGCGGCATCATCAGCGACGCCTCGTACCCGTCGTCGGCCGGTGGCAAGAAGCTCCCCTGCCCAACCAAGGGCTCCGTCCTCAAGGTCGACCTCAAGAAGGACCACCACTACGCACTCTCCG CTTGGCTGAAGCTTTCCAAGGGCACCGGCGACATCACTGCTGTGATCGTGACGCCTGACGGCAAGTTCGTCACCGCCGGCGCAATCGCGGCCCAGTCCGGCTGCTGGACCTTGCTCAAGGGTGGCGCCACCTCCTACTCCGAAGGCAAGGGCGATCTCTTCTTCGAG AGCAACTCAACAGCGGAGATCATGGCGGAGAGCATCGCGCTGCAGGGTTTCAGCTTCGACGAATGGAATGCTCACCGCGAGGAAGTTATTGCCAAG GACCGCAAGAATAAGGTGAAGATCATGGTGGAGTCCGAGGGCAAGCCGTTGCCGGACGCGGAGCTGTCGCTGGAGTGGGTGGCCAAGGGCTTCCCCCTGGGCAACGCCATGACCAAGGAGATCCTGGACATCCCCGAGTACGAGGAGTGGTTCACGCGGCGGTTCAAGTGGGCGACCATGGAGAACGAGATGAAGTGGTACAGCACGGAGTACCACGAGGGGCACGAGGAGTACGAGGTGGCGGACAGGATGCTGGCTCTGGCGGAGAAGCACAACATCTCGGTGCGCGGCCACAACGTGTTCTGGGACGACCAGAGCCACCAGATGGACTGGGTGAGCAAGCTCGGCGAGGGCAAGCTCAAGGCCGCCGTGGCGAAGCGGCTCAAGAGCGTCGTCTCCCGCTACGCCGGCAAGGTCATCCACTGGGACGTGGTGAACGAGAACCTCCACTTCAGGTTCTTCGAGGACAAGCTCGGCAAGGACGCGTCCGGGGAGATCTTCAACGAGGTGGCCAAGCTCGACGGCAAGCCCATCCTCTTCATGAACGAGTACAACACCATCGAGCAGCCCGGCGACATGGCGCCGCTGCCGACCAAGTACCTCGCCAAGCTCAGGCAGATCCAGGCGTACCCCGGCAACAAGGGCCTCAAGTACGGCATCGGCCTGGAGAGCCACTTCGACAAGCCCAACATCCCCTACATGAGGGGCTCCCTGGAcacgctggcggcggcggacgtgcCCGTCTGGCTCACCGAGGTCGACGTCACCAAGGGGCCCAAGCAGGTGGAGTACCTGGAGGAGGTGATGAGGGAGGGGTTCGGGCACCCGGGCGTCAGGGGCATCGTCATGTGGGGCGCATGGCACGCCAAAGGCTGCTACGTGATGTGCCTCACGGACAACAAGTTCAAGAACCTCCCCGTCGGCGACGTCGTCGACAAGCTCTTGGATGAGTGGAGGAAGGTGCCCGAGAAGCCCAGGACGGACGACAAGGGCGTGTTCGAGGCCGAGCTCTTCCACGGCGAGTACAAAGTAACCGTCAAGCACAAGTCGCTCCCGGAGCCCATCGTGCAGACGGTGGACCTCGACTCCAAGTCGACGGCCAAGATAACATGTTGA
- the LOC101779867 gene encoding elongator complex protein 5: MAEAAVRYLRDGRLDGEHAPALSVEGSLQCCPLAAGAMLHVAAALTSQAAAGKAQARGLVVVAFDRSPEVYLEFMRRRGLDANYLNRCVRILDCYSDPLGWKQKIQNQQHQENSTKQFSTNKENVAVFRNVKDVKKLMYSITELGGGFEGEGKKHFSIAVDSVSTMLRHASVPSISGLISNLRSHEQVSSIFWLIHSDLHEPKVPRAFECLSTMVACVEPALVDPVCVESPGNMSILEQNYSKAKFIVRLKRRNGRVKHFYEDLYIDGNDIKFDSAPVSTEVNQSLVPKVQFNLELSEKERTDKANVVLPFEHQGKGEPIRIYDGRGSLLEGQRDPNLAPALVDEIAPKSGTAKGEIHYFRDSDDEQPDSDEDPDDDLDI; the protein is encoded by the exons ATGGCGGAGGCGGCTGTGAGGTACCTACGGGACGGGCGCCTCGACGGCGAGCACGCGCCGGCGCTGTCCGTGGAGGGATCACTCCAGTGCTgcccgctcgccgcgggcgcgATGCTCCACGTCGCGGCCGCACTCACCTCCCAGGCCGCGGCAGGGAAGGCGCAGGCCAG GGGGCTGGTGGTTGTGGCGTTCGATCGGAGCCCGGAGGTGTACCTGGAATTCATGCGGCGCCGCGGCCTTGACGCAAATTATTTGAACCGATG TGTTCGAATATTGGATTGCTATTCTGACCCCCTTGGGTGGAAGCAGAAGATTCAAAATCAGCAGCATCAAGAGAACAGTACAAAGCAGTTCTCAACAAACAAAGAGAACGTTGCTGTTTTTAGAAATGTCAAGGATGTTAAAAAATTGATGTACTCCATTACTGAACTTGGAGGAG GGTTTGAAGGGGAAGGCAAAAAGCATTTTTCTATTGCTGTTGACTCG GTTAGCACTATGTTAAGGCATGCTTCAGTGCCATCAATTTCAGGCCTTATTAGTAATCTTCGAAGCCATG AACAAGTATCATCGATCTTTTGGCTGATACATTCAGACCTCCATGAACCCAAGGTGCCCCGAGCATTTGAATGTCTTTCTACTATGGTTGCTTGTGTGGAGCCAGCACTCGTAGATCCTGTGTGTGTAGAAAGTCCTGGAAACATGTCTATCCTGGAGCAAAATTATTCAAAAGCAAAGTTCATTGTGCGTCTTAAAAGACGAAATGGACGGGTGAAGCACTTT TATGAGGACTTGTATATTGATGGAAATGATATCAAATTTGATTCTGCTCCTGTAAGTACGGAAGTGAACCAAAGTCTAGTACCTAAG GTTCAGTTCAATCTTGAGCTGTCGGAAAAAGAGCGCACTGACAAGGCAAATGTTGTTCTTCCTTTTGAACATCAAG GAAAGGGTGAACCTATTCGAATATATGATGGCCGCGGATCCCTACTTGAGGGTCAACGAGACCCCAACTTAGCACCAGCCCTTGTGGATGAAATAGCTCCCAAATCTGGAACTGCGAAGGGTGAGATACATTACTTCCGTGATTCAGATGACGAGCAACCTGACTCAGATGAAGATCCAGATGATGACTTGGACATATGA
- the LOC101779478 gene encoding yrdC domain-containing protein, mitochondrial: protein MKACAKAAGERLPLVRPPTGRALARSFVKVSRLPSQHETRSQVSCSIRVSENAADRFEATAENIFPATKDHVMKAIDAINRGQVIAVPTDTIYGFACDACSAGAVNRIYEIKGRVQTRPLAICVADVSDISRFALVDHLPHGLLDSLLPGPVTVVLKRGENSILERSLNPGLDSIGVRVPDLDFIRSIARGAGSALALTSANLSGRPSSVSVKDFEDLWPHCSYVFDGGILPSGRAGSTIVDLITPGVYKILRDGSSREETTTVLGKFGFVEAS, encoded by the exons ATGAAGGCGTGCGCGaaggcggcgggggagaggcTCCCCCTGGTTCGTCCTCCCACCGGGCGGGCGCTGGCTCGGAG CTTTGTTAAGGTAAGCAGATTACCCTCTCAACATGAGACAAGGTCTCAAGTGTCATGCTCAATTAGGGTGTCAGAAAATGCAGCAGACAGATTTGAGGCCACCGCAGAAAATATTTTCCCAGCAACTAAAGACCATGTTATGAAAGCAATTGATGCAATCAACAGAGGACAAGTGATTGCAGTGCCCACTGATACAATATATGGGTTTGCTTGTGATGCCTG TTCTGCAGGAGCAGTTAATCGCATTTATGAGATCAAAGGGCGCGTACAAACACGCCCTCTGGCAATCTGTGTTGCTGATGTCTCGGACATATCACGATTTGCTTTAGTGGATCACTTGCCGCATGGCTTGCTTGATAGTCTACTTCCTGGGCCTGTCACTGTTGTTCTCAAACGAG GTGAAAATAGTATATTAGAGAGATCACTTAATCCTGGCTTAGATAGCATCGGAGTTCGTGTACCGGATCTGGATTTCATACGATCCATTGCTCGTGGAGCTGGAAGTGCACTTGCACTTACTAGTGCCAACTTAAGCGGACGGCCTAGTAGTGTCAGTGTCAAAGATTTCGAGGATTTGTGGCCACATTGTTCATATGTCTTTGATGGTGGAATACTTCCTTCTGGGCGTGCTGGTTCAACAATTGTTGACCTAATAACACCAGGAGTCTACAAGATATTGAGAGATGGAAG TTCAAGGGAGGAAACAACAACAGTGCTTGGCAAGTTTGGCTTTGTTGAAGCTTCGTGA